From the Calonectris borealis chromosome 4, bCalBor7.hap1.2, whole genome shotgun sequence genome, one window contains:
- the ALB gene encoding albumin isoform X1: MKWVTLISFIFLLSSARSRNLQRVAREAEHKSEIAHRYNDLKEETFKAVTMVTFAQYLQRCSYDGLSKLVKDVVDLAQKCVANEDAPECTKSLPSIFLDEICQVEKLRDSYGEMADCCSKADPERNECFLSFKVPQPDFVQPYQRPASDVICKEYQDNRVSFLGHFIYSVARRNPFLYAPTILSLAADYEHALQTCCKESDVGACLDEKEAAIKERAKKVSVKHQYSCGILKKFGERTFQADKLALLSQKYPKAPLSEILKVLRDVKGIYKECCEGDMVECMDDRAELMTYMCSKQDVFSSKIKHCCEKPIMERSQCIIEADFDEKPEDLPSLVPRYIHDKEVCKSFEAGRDAFLSELIYEYGRRHPEFSTQLILRVIKGYETILDKCCKTDNPAECYATAHDELQKHIIESQDVVKTNCELLTTRGEADFLKALLIRYTKKMPQVSTDTLIEIGKKMTAIGTKCCHLPEDKRLPCSEAYLSIVIQDMCRRQETTPINDNVSHCCSDSYAYRRPCFTSMGVDVKYVPPAFDPDMFSFDEKLCTAAPAERELGQMKLLVNLIKRKPQMTEEQIKTIADGFTAMVDKCCKQSDIDTCFGEEGANLIVQSRATLGIGA, encoded by the exons ATGAAGTGGGtaacattaatttcatttattttcctcttaagTTCTGCCAGATCCAGGAATCTGCAAAGAGTTGCTCGAGAGGCAG agcaCAAGAGTGAGATTGCCCATCGCTACAATGATTTGAAGGAAGAGACATTTAAGGCAGT TACCATGGTCACATTTGCCCAGTATCTCCAGAGATGTTCTTATGACGGACTGTCTAAGCTGGTGAAGGATGTTGTTGATCTGGCACAGAAGTGTGTGGCCAATGAGGATGCTCCTGAGTGCACAAAATCACTG CCCTCCATTTTCCTGGATGAAATCTGCCAAGTAGAAAAGCTCCGCGACTCATATGGTGAAATGGCTGACTGCTGTAGTAAAGCTGATCCTGAGAGAAATGAGTGTTTCCTGTCATTTAAAGTTCCCCAGCCAGACTTCGTTCAGCCATACCAAAGACCGGCTTCTGATGTGATATGCAAGGAGTACCAGGACAACCGGGTGTCATTCCTGGGACA TTTCATCTATTCTGTAGCACGAAGAAACCCCTTCTTGTACGCCCCAACAATCCTCAGTCTGGCTGCTGATTATGAACATGCACTTCAAACCTGTTGCAAGGAGAGCGATGTCGGTGCTTGCTTGGATGAAAAG GAAGCTGCCATAAAAGAAAGAGCCAAGAAAGTAAGTGTGAAGCACCAGTATTCTTGTGGAATCCTCAAGAAGTTTGGCGAGAGAACTTTCCAAGCAGA TAAACTTGCTCTCCTGAGCCAGAAATATCCCAAGGCTCCACTCTCAGAAATTCTTAAAGTTCTGCGTGATGTTAAGGGTATCTACAAAGAGTGCTGTGAAGGGGACATGGTAGAGTGCATGGATGACAGG GCAGAGCTTATGACCTATATGTGCTCTAAACAAGATGTTTTCTCAAGTAAAATCAAACACTGCTGTGAGAAGCCAATTATGGAACGAAGCCAGTGCATTATTGAAGCAGATTTTGATGAGAAACCCGAAGATCTTCCTTCACTAGTTCCAAGATATATACATGATAAGGAAGTGTGTAAAAGCTTTGAGGCAGGCCGTGACGCATTCTTGTCAGA GCTTATTTATGAATACGGACGAAGACACCCTGAGTTCTCCACACAGCTGATTCTGAGAGTTATTAAGGGATATGAAACAATCCTGGACAAGTGCTGCAAAACAGACAACCCTGCTGAGTGCTACGCAACTGCT CACGACGAATTGCAGAAACATATCATAGAAAGTCAGGATGTTGTCAAGACAAACTGTGAGCTTCTCACTACCCGTGGCGAGGCAGACTTCCTTAAAGC ACTTCTGATCCGCTACACAAAGAAAATGCCTCAGGTATCAACTGATACCTTGATtgaaattggaaagaaaatgacAGCCATTGGTACTAAGTGCTGCCATCTTCCTGAAGACAAACGCCTACCTTGTTCTGAGGCATAT ctGAGCATTGTGATTCAGGATATGTGCAGGAGACAGGAGACCACACCTATAAATGACAATGTTTCACATTGCTGCAGCGACTCCTATGCTTACAGGAGACCATGTTTCACTTCCATGGGAGTAGATGTCAAATATGTGCCTCCAGCATTTGACCCTGACATGTTCAGCTTTGATGAAAAATTGTgcactgctgctcctgctgaACGGGAATTAGGGCAGATGAA ATTGCTTGTCAACCTCATTAAACGCAAGCCCCAGATGACTGAAGAACAAATCAAGACAATTGCTGATGGTTTCACTGCCATGGTAGACAAGTGCTGCAAGCAATCAGATATTGATACATGCTTTGGGGAAGAG GGTGCAAACCTAATAGTCCAGAGCAGAGCCACATTAGGAATTGGCGCTTAA
- the ALB gene encoding albumin isoform X2, which translates to MDEQGAPGHTQTQKGSLRRVEARTEHKSEIAHRYNDLKEETFKAVTMVTFAQYLQRCSYDGLSKLVKDVVDLAQKCVANEDAPECTKSLPSIFLDEICQVEKLRDSYGEMADCCSKADPERNECFLSFKVPQPDFVQPYQRPASDVICKEYQDNRVSFLGHFIYSVARRNPFLYAPTILSLAADYEHALQTCCKESDVGACLDEKEAAIKERAKKVSVKHQYSCGILKKFGERTFQADKLALLSQKYPKAPLSEILKVLRDVKGIYKECCEGDMVECMDDRAELMTYMCSKQDVFSSKIKHCCEKPIMERSQCIIEADFDEKPEDLPSLVPRYIHDKEVCKSFEAGRDAFLSELIYEYGRRHPEFSTQLILRVIKGYETILDKCCKTDNPAECYATAHDELQKHIIESQDVVKTNCELLTTRGEADFLKALLIRYTKKMPQVSTDTLIEIGKKMTAIGTKCCHLPEDKRLPCSEAYLSIVIQDMCRRQETTPINDNVSHCCSDSYAYRRPCFTSMGVDVKYVPPAFDPDMFSFDEKLCTAAPAERELGQMKLLVNLIKRKPQMTEEQIKTIADGFTAMVDKCCKQSDIDTCFGEEGANLIVQSRATLGIGA; encoded by the exons atggatgaacaaggagctcctggacacactcaaacacaaaaaggaagcctacggagggtggaagcaaggacag agcaCAAGAGTGAGATTGCCCATCGCTACAATGATTTGAAGGAAGAGACATTTAAGGCAGT TACCATGGTCACATTTGCCCAGTATCTCCAGAGATGTTCTTATGACGGACTGTCTAAGCTGGTGAAGGATGTTGTTGATCTGGCACAGAAGTGTGTGGCCAATGAGGATGCTCCTGAGTGCACAAAATCACTG CCCTCCATTTTCCTGGATGAAATCTGCCAAGTAGAAAAGCTCCGCGACTCATATGGTGAAATGGCTGACTGCTGTAGTAAAGCTGATCCTGAGAGAAATGAGTGTTTCCTGTCATTTAAAGTTCCCCAGCCAGACTTCGTTCAGCCATACCAAAGACCGGCTTCTGATGTGATATGCAAGGAGTACCAGGACAACCGGGTGTCATTCCTGGGACA TTTCATCTATTCTGTAGCACGAAGAAACCCCTTCTTGTACGCCCCAACAATCCTCAGTCTGGCTGCTGATTATGAACATGCACTTCAAACCTGTTGCAAGGAGAGCGATGTCGGTGCTTGCTTGGATGAAAAG GAAGCTGCCATAAAAGAAAGAGCCAAGAAAGTAAGTGTGAAGCACCAGTATTCTTGTGGAATCCTCAAGAAGTTTGGCGAGAGAACTTTCCAAGCAGA TAAACTTGCTCTCCTGAGCCAGAAATATCCCAAGGCTCCACTCTCAGAAATTCTTAAAGTTCTGCGTGATGTTAAGGGTATCTACAAAGAGTGCTGTGAAGGGGACATGGTAGAGTGCATGGATGACAGG GCAGAGCTTATGACCTATATGTGCTCTAAACAAGATGTTTTCTCAAGTAAAATCAAACACTGCTGTGAGAAGCCAATTATGGAACGAAGCCAGTGCATTATTGAAGCAGATTTTGATGAGAAACCCGAAGATCTTCCTTCACTAGTTCCAAGATATATACATGATAAGGAAGTGTGTAAAAGCTTTGAGGCAGGCCGTGACGCATTCTTGTCAGA GCTTATTTATGAATACGGACGAAGACACCCTGAGTTCTCCACACAGCTGATTCTGAGAGTTATTAAGGGATATGAAACAATCCTGGACAAGTGCTGCAAAACAGACAACCCTGCTGAGTGCTACGCAACTGCT CACGACGAATTGCAGAAACATATCATAGAAAGTCAGGATGTTGTCAAGACAAACTGTGAGCTTCTCACTACCCGTGGCGAGGCAGACTTCCTTAAAGC ACTTCTGATCCGCTACACAAAGAAAATGCCTCAGGTATCAACTGATACCTTGATtgaaattggaaagaaaatgacAGCCATTGGTACTAAGTGCTGCCATCTTCCTGAAGACAAACGCCTACCTTGTTCTGAGGCATAT ctGAGCATTGTGATTCAGGATATGTGCAGGAGACAGGAGACCACACCTATAAATGACAATGTTTCACATTGCTGCAGCGACTCCTATGCTTACAGGAGACCATGTTTCACTTCCATGGGAGTAGATGTCAAATATGTGCCTCCAGCATTTGACCCTGACATGTTCAGCTTTGATGAAAAATTGTgcactgctgctcctgctgaACGGGAATTAGGGCAGATGAA ATTGCTTGTCAACCTCATTAAACGCAAGCCCCAGATGACTGAAGAACAAATCAAGACAATTGCTGATGGTTTCACTGCCATGGTAGACAAGTGCTGCAAGCAATCAGATATTGATACATGCTTTGGGGAAGAG GGTGCAAACCTAATAGTCCAGAGCAGAGCCACATTAGGAATTGGCGCTTAA
- the ALB gene encoding albumin isoform X3, whose amino-acid sequence MCAEEHKSEIAHRYNDLKEETFKAVTMVTFAQYLQRCSYDGLSKLVKDVVDLAQKCVANEDAPECTKSLPSIFLDEICQVEKLRDSYGEMADCCSKADPERNECFLSFKVPQPDFVQPYQRPASDVICKEYQDNRVSFLGHFIYSVARRNPFLYAPTILSLAADYEHALQTCCKESDVGACLDEKEAAIKERAKKVSVKHQYSCGILKKFGERTFQADKLALLSQKYPKAPLSEILKVLRDVKGIYKECCEGDMVECMDDRAELMTYMCSKQDVFSSKIKHCCEKPIMERSQCIIEADFDEKPEDLPSLVPRYIHDKEVCKSFEAGRDAFLSELIYEYGRRHPEFSTQLILRVIKGYETILDKCCKTDNPAECYATAHDELQKHIIESQDVVKTNCELLTTRGEADFLKALLIRYTKKMPQVSTDTLIEIGKKMTAIGTKCCHLPEDKRLPCSEAYLSIVIQDMCRRQETTPINDNVSHCCSDSYAYRRPCFTSMGVDVKYVPPAFDPDMFSFDEKLCTAAPAERELGQMKLLVNLIKRKPQMTEEQIKTIADGFTAMVDKCCKQSDIDTCFGEEGANLIVQSRATLGIGA is encoded by the exons agcaCAAGAGTGAGATTGCCCATCGCTACAATGATTTGAAGGAAGAGACATTTAAGGCAGT TACCATGGTCACATTTGCCCAGTATCTCCAGAGATGTTCTTATGACGGACTGTCTAAGCTGGTGAAGGATGTTGTTGATCTGGCACAGAAGTGTGTGGCCAATGAGGATGCTCCTGAGTGCACAAAATCACTG CCCTCCATTTTCCTGGATGAAATCTGCCAAGTAGAAAAGCTCCGCGACTCATATGGTGAAATGGCTGACTGCTGTAGTAAAGCTGATCCTGAGAGAAATGAGTGTTTCCTGTCATTTAAAGTTCCCCAGCCAGACTTCGTTCAGCCATACCAAAGACCGGCTTCTGATGTGATATGCAAGGAGTACCAGGACAACCGGGTGTCATTCCTGGGACA TTTCATCTATTCTGTAGCACGAAGAAACCCCTTCTTGTACGCCCCAACAATCCTCAGTCTGGCTGCTGATTATGAACATGCACTTCAAACCTGTTGCAAGGAGAGCGATGTCGGTGCTTGCTTGGATGAAAAG GAAGCTGCCATAAAAGAAAGAGCCAAGAAAGTAAGTGTGAAGCACCAGTATTCTTGTGGAATCCTCAAGAAGTTTGGCGAGAGAACTTTCCAAGCAGA TAAACTTGCTCTCCTGAGCCAGAAATATCCCAAGGCTCCACTCTCAGAAATTCTTAAAGTTCTGCGTGATGTTAAGGGTATCTACAAAGAGTGCTGTGAAGGGGACATGGTAGAGTGCATGGATGACAGG GCAGAGCTTATGACCTATATGTGCTCTAAACAAGATGTTTTCTCAAGTAAAATCAAACACTGCTGTGAGAAGCCAATTATGGAACGAAGCCAGTGCATTATTGAAGCAGATTTTGATGAGAAACCCGAAGATCTTCCTTCACTAGTTCCAAGATATATACATGATAAGGAAGTGTGTAAAAGCTTTGAGGCAGGCCGTGACGCATTCTTGTCAGA GCTTATTTATGAATACGGACGAAGACACCCTGAGTTCTCCACACAGCTGATTCTGAGAGTTATTAAGGGATATGAAACAATCCTGGACAAGTGCTGCAAAACAGACAACCCTGCTGAGTGCTACGCAACTGCT CACGACGAATTGCAGAAACATATCATAGAAAGTCAGGATGTTGTCAAGACAAACTGTGAGCTTCTCACTACCCGTGGCGAGGCAGACTTCCTTAAAGC ACTTCTGATCCGCTACACAAAGAAAATGCCTCAGGTATCAACTGATACCTTGATtgaaattggaaagaaaatgacAGCCATTGGTACTAAGTGCTGCCATCTTCCTGAAGACAAACGCCTACCTTGTTCTGAGGCATAT ctGAGCATTGTGATTCAGGATATGTGCAGGAGACAGGAGACCACACCTATAAATGACAATGTTTCACATTGCTGCAGCGACTCCTATGCTTACAGGAGACCATGTTTCACTTCCATGGGAGTAGATGTCAAATATGTGCCTCCAGCATTTGACCCTGACATGTTCAGCTTTGATGAAAAATTGTgcactgctgctcctgctgaACGGGAATTAGGGCAGATGAA ATTGCTTGTCAACCTCATTAAACGCAAGCCCCAGATGACTGAAGAACAAATCAAGACAATTGCTGATGGTTTCACTGCCATGGTAGACAAGTGCTGCAAGCAATCAGATATTGATACATGCTTTGGGGAAGAG GGTGCAAACCTAATAGTCCAGAGCAGAGCCACATTAGGAATTGGCGCTTAA